CTTGATACTCATTGCTAGCCAACAATTCATCCACAAACCCTTGGATGCCTTTGGTCATGATCACGGCTGACCAAGCAATTTTCTCGCGATCGTTATAGACCCGTCGTCCTAATACCCGTTGAATACAAAGTTCTACAAACCGATAATTGTTATTAACGTCATAGTTAAGCCGTCGAAATGAGTCTGATAGAATCAAACCCCGGATAAATTGTTTGACTGTAATCTGTCTTGATTTCAGTTGAGATTCTAGAAAGATTTGGCGGTTGGCCTCAATCATTTGCTGCTCATGAAAGATCTGACGATAGGCTGCCAAAATTAGGGCATCCATTTCACTGGCTGAGAGCAGGGTCTCAGTGGTGTAGATTCGTGGTTGCTCATCACCAGGTACCTCAAATCCACTAACGCGCTGGTTTTGCGAGGATGGTGCATACTCCAGTAGAGGAAGTGGCATAACAAAGAACCTCCGCTTTTTAAAGGAACTGTGTGCATTATTTGAGCAACTATCCTGTCGGAAAACCCAAGGTTAGAGCGTACTAAAAACCTGTTGAAATAGCTTAACGTCCCTCTGCCCTGCCTGAGAGACGGAGCTGAGAGTAAAAACCAGAAAGCGTCCTGTCAATCCATGAGATCTCAATAAAATTGCCTCGGTTGATCCTAATAGTTAGTTGCTAATTTCAGTGTTTAGGATACAACTCGATGAGTACTTTAACCTATTGACTGGACAGACTGTAGAAATTTGTAATATTTCAATTGTGATTCTAGCTAATCCCAGTTGTTCAGCTCTGTGAGCCACTGCCGCATTAGGCTCAGCATTTGGTCACGGCGAGTCTCAAAGGTGGCGCTGATGTATAGCAGACCGATGCCAGCTAGTAAGCCTAGGATCCATTTTGTTAAGGGATATTCAAACACTAGTACCCCCAGTTGGTACAGCACAGTCAACAGGAAGGTAGCTGCCCCCACCAACAGGTAGGCCCGCACTC
This region of Cyanobacteriota bacterium genomic DNA includes:
- a CDS encoding phycobilisome rod-core linker polypeptide — its product is MPLPLLEYAPSSQNQRVSGFEVPGDEQPRIYTTETLLSASEMDALILAAYRQIFHEQQMIEANRQIFLESQLKSRQITVKQFIRGLILSDSFRRLNYDVNNNYRFVELCIQRVLGRRVYNDREKIAWSAVIMTKGIQGFVDELLASNEYQAAFGDNTVPYQRRRILPQRIQGELPFERVARYGTDYRDKLPRPSRYRGFSPNQADGLFGQFEPFDFETFLYRANWPVVAGLGLVFTALIVIMLLIYTSAASPVG